From a region of the Blastopirellula marina genome:
- a CDS encoding DUF3467 domain-containing protein yields the protein MSDAPENQGQAAPAPKQVELDETSAIACYANFCRVTGTPEELIIDFGLNTQPMVQSQEKIKVQQRIILNYYTAKRMLGALHMAVQRHEAAFGTLETDIQKRVIPSAQRQSAE from the coding sequence ATGTCGGACGCCCCTGAAAACCAAGGTCAAGCTGCCCCTGCACCGAAGCAAGTTGAATTGGACGAAACCAGCGCGATCGCTTGTTACGCCAACTTCTGCCGTGTGACCGGCACGCCAGAGGAATTGATCATTGACTTCGGTTTGAATACCCAGCCAATGGTTCAGTCGCAAGAAAAGATCAAAGTCCAGCAGCGAATCATCCTGAACTACTACACCGCCAAGCGTATGCTGGGGGCTCTGCACATGGCCGTTCAGCGTCACGAAGCTGCTTTCGGTACCCTTGAAACCGACATCCAAAAGCGCGTGATTCCTTCGGCTCAGCGCCAGTCAGCTGAATAG
- a CDS encoding outer membrane beta-barrel protein codes for MLRRLTTATLAIGGLIAGLNTTQLPAQDFLDTEVRPTELEVAPILYAESTANEMAASQAVEMQLSNCAPCESGTCGSYWDQCCSGDWFMDGWLEQGYTANTDHPGSNFNGPLGFNDRADDYQLNQLYLTFGKKIDEDCCSWDFGGRVDVLYGTDYFWVESNGLERERDGSRKWNGQGPRDGDTRALNGLALPQFYAETFIPVGSGLKAKFGHFYSLLGYEAVPAPENFFYSHSYSFVYGNPKTHTGFVTSYSPTTCFTIQAGMTNGWDNFENINGAYGFLLGTNWTNGVSGLSYAMHTGSEDPTGSQNRYTHTIAYTRKLGCNWDYALVHDFGVQNDVALDGAFNDKDAFFYSFTNYLYYHWNDQLSFGGRFEWFCDEDNWRIQQIPVDALFTGRNYYDVTLGANWKPCDHVLIRPEARYDWSDLVPAGRDGVYNDFLKKDMYTFSLDIILFF; via the coding sequence ATGCTCCGTCGCCTGACGACTGCCACCCTGGCAATCGGCGGCCTCATTGCAGGCCTCAATACAACTCAGCTGCCTGCTCAGGACTTCCTCGACACCGAGGTACGCCCTACCGAGCTAGAAGTGGCTCCCATTCTGTATGCGGAGTCGACCGCGAATGAAATGGCCGCCAGCCAAGCCGTAGAAATGCAGCTGAGCAATTGCGCGCCATGCGAATCGGGCACCTGTGGGTCGTATTGGGACCAATGCTGCTCGGGCGACTGGTTCATGGACGGGTGGCTCGAGCAGGGCTACACGGCAAACACCGATCACCCAGGCAGTAACTTCAATGGCCCCTTGGGGTTCAACGATCGAGCCGACGACTACCAGCTGAACCAGCTCTATCTGACTTTCGGTAAGAAAATCGACGAAGACTGCTGCTCCTGGGATTTTGGCGGCCGTGTCGACGTGCTCTACGGTACCGACTATTTCTGGGTTGAATCGAACGGCCTGGAACGTGAACGGGACGGCTCGCGGAAATGGAACGGCCAAGGTCCGCGCGATGGAGATACCCGTGCCCTCAATGGCCTGGCATTGCCTCAGTTCTATGCCGAGACCTTCATCCCGGTTGGTTCCGGCCTAAAAGCGAAGTTCGGGCACTTTTACTCGCTTCTAGGCTACGAAGCGGTACCCGCTCCGGAGAACTTCTTCTACTCGCACAGCTATAGCTTTGTATACGGTAACCCCAAGACGCACACCGGCTTTGTGACCTCCTACAGTCCAACGACCTGCTTCACCATTCAGGCCGGTATGACCAACGGTTGGGACAATTTCGAGAACATCAATGGTGCCTATGGTTTCCTGCTGGGCACGAACTGGACCAACGGCGTTTCCGGGCTGTCGTATGCCATGCACACCGGCAGCGAAGATCCGACCGGAAGCCAGAACCGTTACACCCATACGATCGCCTACACGCGCAAGCTGGGCTGCAACTGGGACTACGCATTGGTGCACGACTTTGGGGTACAAAACGACGTTGCCCTCGACGGAGCGTTTAACGACAAAGACGCCTTCTTCTACAGCTTCACGAACTACCTGTACTACCACTGGAACGATCAGCTTTCGTTTGGTGGTCGTTTCGAGTGGTTCTGTGACGAAGACAACTGGCGTATTCAGCAGATCCCGGTCGATGCTTTGTTCACCGGTCGCAACTACTACGATGTCACGCTGGGTGCCAACTGGAAGCCATGCGACCACGTCTTGATCCGACCAGAAGCTCGGTATGACTGGTCAGACCTCGTCCCTGCTGGTCGAGATGGTGTCTACAACGACTTCCTAAAGAAGGACATGTACACCTTCTCGCTTGACATCATCTTGTTCTTCTAG
- a CDS encoding peptidylprolyl isomerase — MPDLDSMAVVEPLFFFAATVVVGLLLIVLLSAAIASYRRRVTPCYAQKRRRGQWQPQGQQLESRQLLDGALASEALALEGESITVNGVTYDNVDLKALAKAIFDSGAKFYGADWCPHCTRQKAMFGDGYSELPFEEVTNPNHTLNALGVEKNITQLPTWVFADGTRVTGVQEIEDLIAYTGITIPQGEDLYFEEIPDQNDLISGQSYHIALDGYSPSGQPLTYTVTSSSGTVIATVMQGNKSLRIYNARYGTMEFYLFEEEASRATSRIIELAESGFYDGLTFHRIYQSFVIQGGDPNGNGTGGSTLSDFEDEYDPDLRHNGTGVLSFAKSFDDTNNSQFFIMEGTAPHLDFQHSVFGFLTEGERVRESISGTYTGGGTTPQWQVVMDEVTTFVDMENGVLRLKIPDGATGTDTITVTVSDGQGHTLSRSFDVSYAPNDNYTTNPYLSFIPDVTMTPNSSFTFQLSAKDWDSGAIVYHDQSYFPSNNTDTSKRLPYYAPNGLSYSVDATTGVLQINASAGLAPGVYKIMVAASNDLEGEIVPSLIDYDVINVTVANRPLLAQDVVNLNEDTSITFNPLANDNGSNSTLDPSTLHLLSQPAVGELTVNNTTGEITFTPPADYNGTVSFQYNVANAFGLYGTPATVSLVVAPVNDEPEALDDIFIADRDTATLLPVLKNDDKGGPSEANSSVLITLDSSSTAAGGTVVVVGDHVQYTPAANFTGSDTFTYTINDDGMESTATVTVEVRGLTNFTITAVRDVTDTGGDGIVDSRPQSDEIIGEWDSFWVEVWGTPDGTGGDAITAAAATLNFDSSIYRATSIVLDSNFTVATGTGVNNAAGTATLNVTSSGVTLSAGQRIRLGRIRFEPVANGLDAPEIGGTLGVDFNNFLTSMSGVSLTVDGVGVVGSPTSDVDLSVRLLPMIYDLNDDGRVGVADFSAYISAIGSSSSNAFIDFDLTGDVYGSGFSYFRTAFGDSHNGPSHSFDWSPILLKAAMSDSILTSSVNVGGNAASLTSGDVGIVTAALPPEVIASSIGNDTNVVTIQIVDLPGSQLASTIGNTIYLDHDAAGWGWFIDLTPLDSSEYSIDSESSRLLATSTSSASGKIDLLSVLMHELGHVAGLEHSADGLMSTTILPGERLIDWDTDVLEESFYVSAVDQLFGSDED, encoded by the coding sequence ATGCCTGACTTAGACTCCATGGCCGTTGTTGAACCTTTATTCTTTTTCGCTGCTACCGTCGTCGTTGGACTGTTGCTGATCGTTTTGCTGAGTGCGGCGATCGCCTCGTACCGGCGACGGGTAACGCCGTGCTATGCGCAAAAGCGACGTCGCGGCCAATGGCAACCACAAGGGCAGCAGCTTGAATCGCGACAACTTCTCGATGGCGCGTTGGCCAGCGAGGCCTTGGCTCTGGAGGGGGAATCGATCACCGTCAATGGCGTCACGTACGACAACGTCGACTTGAAAGCCTTGGCCAAAGCGATCTTCGATAGCGGAGCTAAATTCTACGGTGCCGACTGGTGCCCCCACTGCACCAGGCAGAAAGCGATGTTCGGCGATGGTTATTCCGAACTGCCGTTCGAAGAAGTCACCAATCCCAATCACACGCTCAATGCCCTTGGTGTCGAGAAGAATATTACGCAACTTCCTACCTGGGTATTCGCGGATGGGACTCGTGTTACCGGGGTGCAGGAAATCGAAGACCTGATCGCCTACACCGGCATCACCATCCCGCAGGGCGAGGACCTGTACTTCGAAGAGATCCCAGACCAGAACGACTTGATCTCGGGGCAGTCGTATCACATTGCATTGGATGGCTACTCCCCTTCCGGGCAGCCGTTGACGTACACCGTGACCTCGTCGTCAGGGACCGTCATCGCAACGGTGATGCAGGGAAACAAGAGCCTGCGAATTTACAACGCGCGCTACGGCACGATGGAGTTCTATCTGTTTGAAGAGGAAGCCAGTCGTGCGACCTCGCGCATCATCGAACTGGCCGAGAGCGGTTTCTACGATGGTCTGACGTTCCATCGGATCTATCAAAGCTTCGTGATTCAGGGTGGCGATCCCAACGGCAACGGTACCGGCGGGTCTACGCTGTCGGACTTTGAAGACGAGTACGATCCCGATCTTCGCCATAACGGCACGGGGGTCTTGTCGTTCGCCAAGTCGTTCGACGATACGAACAACTCGCAGTTCTTCATTATGGAAGGGACTGCCCCGCATCTGGATTTCCAGCATTCGGTCTTTGGTTTTCTGACCGAAGGCGAACGCGTTCGCGAGTCGATCAGCGGAACGTACACCGGCGGCGGTACGACGCCCCAGTGGCAGGTCGTCATGGACGAAGTGACAACCTTCGTCGATATGGAAAATGGTGTCTTGCGATTGAAGATCCCCGATGGGGCAACGGGAACTGACACGATTACGGTTACGGTGTCGGACGGGCAAGGACACACCCTCAGCCGGTCGTTCGACGTATCGTATGCTCCTAATGACAACTACACCACGAATCCCTACTTGTCGTTCATTCCCGATGTCACGATGACGCCCAACAGTAGCTTTACGTTTCAGTTAAGCGCCAAGGATTGGGATAGTGGGGCGATCGTCTATCATGACCAAAGTTACTTCCCCAGTAACAATACGGATACATCAAAGCGGCTCCCATATTACGCTCCCAATGGGCTTTCCTACTCGGTGGATGCCACCACCGGTGTGCTGCAGATCAATGCCAGCGCAGGACTCGCACCTGGTGTTTACAAGATTATGGTCGCTGCCTCGAACGACCTCGAAGGTGAGATTGTTCCCAGCCTGATCGACTACGATGTGATCAATGTCACCGTGGCGAACCGGCCGTTGTTGGCTCAGGATGTTGTCAATCTGAATGAAGACACGTCGATTACTTTCAATCCCCTGGCAAACGATAACGGGTCGAACAGCACGCTGGATCCGTCAACGTTGCATCTTCTGTCGCAACCGGCTGTCGGCGAGTTGACCGTTAATAACACGACGGGCGAAATCACGTTTACGCCCCCCGCCGACTACAACGGCACCGTTTCGTTTCAATACAACGTGGCGAATGCTTTTGGGCTTTACGGTACGCCTGCCACGGTGAGCCTGGTCGTGGCACCGGTCAATGACGAGCCCGAAGCACTAGACGACATCTTCATTGCCGATCGAGATACGGCAACCCTGCTGCCGGTGCTGAAGAACGACGACAAGGGAGGCCCCAGCGAAGCGAATTCTTCTGTCCTGATTACTCTGGACTCGAGTAGCACCGCTGCCGGTGGGACTGTGGTGGTTGTTGGCGACCATGTGCAATACACCCCTGCGGCCAACTTCACCGGTTCCGATACTTTCACCTACACGATCAACGACGACGGGATGGAGTCGACCGCGACGGTCACCGTTGAAGTGCGCGGCCTTACCAATTTCACCATCACCGCGGTCCGCGATGTGACCGACACCGGTGGCGATGGGATCGTCGATAGCCGACCGCAGAGCGACGAGATTATCGGCGAATGGGACTCCTTCTGGGTAGAGGTTTGGGGCACGCCTGATGGCACCGGTGGTGATGCCATTACCGCGGCTGCCGCGACATTGAACTTTGATTCGTCCATTTATCGGGCCACCTCGATCGTTCTCGATTCAAACTTTACCGTCGCAACAGGTACCGGCGTGAATAATGCAGCCGGCACCGCAACGCTCAACGTGACCTCCTCCGGCGTTACCTTGAGCGCAGGGCAACGTATCCGCTTGGGACGAATTCGCTTCGAGCCGGTCGCCAATGGTCTGGATGCTCCGGAGATTGGTGGAACGCTAGGCGTCGATTTCAATAACTTCCTGACCTCGATGTCTGGCGTATCGCTAACCGTGGACGGGGTTGGCGTGGTCGGTAGTCCCACGTCAGACGTAGATTTGTCGGTGCGATTGCTACCGATGATTTACGACTTGAACGACGACGGGCGAGTGGGTGTTGCCGACTTCAGTGCGTATATTAGCGCGATCGGAAGCAGCAGCTCGAATGCCTTCATCGATTTCGATTTGACGGGCGACGTGTATGGCAGCGGGTTCTCTTACTTCCGAACCGCTTTCGGGGATTCGCATAATGGGCCGAGCCATTCGTTCGATTGGTCCCCCATTTTGCTCAAAGCGGCCATGAGCGATTCGATCCTCACCTCAAGCGTAAACGTGGGTGGCAATGCTGCGTCGTTGACGTCTGGTGATGTTGGCATTGTTACGGCTGCCTTGCCGCCGGAGGTGATCGCCTCGAGCATCGGGAATGATACCAACGTGGTGACGATTCAGATCGTCGACCTGCCTGGTAGCCAATTAGCATCGACAATCGGGAACACGATTTATCTCGATCACGACGCTGCTGGCTGGGGCTGGTTCATCGATTTGACTCCGCTCGACTCGTCTGAATACAGTATCGACAGCGAGAGCAGCCGTTTGCTCGCCACGAGTACTTCCTCTGCTTCCGGCAAGATCGACTTGCTGTCGGTGCTGATGCACGAACTGGGTCATGTCGCCGGCTTAGAGCATTCGGCGGATGGTCTAATGAGCACAACCATTCTGCCTGGCGAGCGTCTGATCGACTGGGATACCGACGTGTTGGAAGAGAGCTTCTACGTTTCGGCGGTCGATCAGCTATTCGGCAGCGACGAAGACTAA
- a CDS encoding efflux RND transporter periplasmic adaptor subunit, producing the protein MVSLQDSLVASSSRPLPLRKRPDLTARQHTYQGRGYWVVKEPIGLNYFRFQEEEYAILGMLDGKTSLQEIKEKFEKEFAPQKISFTDLQQFIGTLHRSGLVITTAMDQGRQLKARRDERKWKETVQLMSNILAVRFKGFDPDRLLTALNPYTRWFFTMPAFIFVALLCAAAVGLVTVQNDVFRSRLPSFQEFFGPSNWLLLGAVLGFTKVLHEFGHGLSCKRYGGECHEMGVMFLVMTPCLYCNVSDSWMLPNKWHRAMIGAAGMYVEVFLACIATFIWWFSEPGLLNHLALQVMFVSSVSTVIFNGNPLLRYDGYYILSDIMEVPNMRQKASSVLHRYMSKYCLGMELPEDPFLPERNQFFFGLYTVASNVYRLFVTASIMLFLNQVFKPYGLQVIGQMIALAGIYGLVVMPIYQLCKFLYVPGRMSQVKRKNVLITASVVAAVIAGIVYVPVPQWVKCPVEVQPRNAESVFVVVPGQLESMLVKPGQQVTQGTKLARVTNLDLLLELSELENEEERLELLSDSLNNQRLRAEQGGEVEQTYLEVIQQLKSVHQQLEKKRQQVALIDVPAPIDGTVFPVPDKKSRGGDSGMLSEWSGSIFDKKNEGAKLSTSDIVCQIGNADEMEAVLYIDQDHIELVNPDQEVAIKLDAFPGRTFTGRIAVMGSKEVEFIPPALSTQQGGELPAITDQESGRLRPQSATFPAQVPLNGIDEELKLGMRGRAKVWVQWEPMGTRLWRYISRTFHFYL; encoded by the coding sequence TTGGTCAGTCTTCAAGACAGTTTGGTTGCCAGTAGCAGTCGTCCACTGCCGCTGCGTAAACGTCCAGACCTCACCGCCCGGCAGCATACCTACCAGGGGCGTGGTTACTGGGTCGTGAAGGAACCAATTGGGCTGAACTACTTTCGTTTCCAGGAAGAAGAATACGCCATTTTGGGCATGCTCGATGGCAAGACTTCTTTGCAGGAGATCAAAGAGAAGTTCGAGAAAGAGTTCGCGCCGCAGAAGATCAGCTTTACCGACCTGCAGCAGTTCATCGGAACCTTGCATCGCAGCGGTCTGGTGATCACCACGGCGATGGACCAGGGGCGTCAGTTGAAAGCTCGTCGTGACGAGCGGAAGTGGAAAGAGACCGTCCAGTTGATGTCCAACATCCTGGCTGTCCGCTTCAAAGGTTTCGATCCTGATCGTCTGCTGACCGCGCTCAATCCGTACACTCGCTGGTTCTTTACGATGCCGGCGTTCATCTTCGTGGCGCTGCTTTGTGCCGCGGCGGTCGGGCTGGTTACCGTGCAGAACGACGTCTTCCGCAGTCGGCTGCCGTCGTTTCAAGAGTTCTTCGGACCGTCGAACTGGCTGCTGCTAGGTGCCGTGCTGGGCTTCACCAAGGTGCTGCACGAATTCGGCCACGGTTTGTCCTGTAAGCGATACGGCGGCGAATGCCACGAAATGGGTGTCATGTTCCTGGTGATGACGCCGTGCTTGTACTGCAACGTTTCCGACTCGTGGATGCTGCCCAACAAGTGGCACCGTGCGATGATCGGTGCGGCGGGGATGTATGTCGAAGTTTTCCTGGCTTGTATCGCCACATTTATCTGGTGGTTTAGCGAGCCTGGTTTGCTGAATCACTTGGCGCTGCAGGTCATGTTCGTCAGTTCGGTGAGCACGGTGATCTTTAACGGTAACCCCCTGCTCCGCTACGACGGTTATTACATCCTGTCGGACATCATGGAAGTTCCGAACATGCGTCAGAAGGCGAGCAGCGTGCTGCATCGCTACATGTCGAAGTATTGCCTGGGAATGGAACTTCCCGAAGATCCGTTCCTGCCGGAACGAAACCAGTTCTTTTTTGGCCTCTACACCGTTGCGTCAAACGTTTATCGCTTGTTCGTGACCGCGTCGATCATGCTCTTCTTGAACCAGGTCTTCAAGCCGTACGGCTTGCAGGTCATCGGTCAGATGATCGCCTTGGCGGGGATCTACGGTTTGGTGGTCATGCCTATCTATCAATTGTGCAAGTTCCTGTATGTCCCTGGGAGAATGTCACAGGTGAAGCGGAAAAATGTGTTGATTACCGCCTCGGTCGTGGCAGCGGTGATCGCGGGAATCGTGTACGTTCCCGTCCCCCAATGGGTAAAGTGCCCGGTGGAAGTGCAACCAAGAAACGCCGAGAGCGTCTTCGTGGTCGTGCCAGGTCAGTTGGAAAGCATGCTGGTCAAGCCTGGTCAGCAGGTTACCCAAGGCACCAAGCTCGCACGGGTTACCAACCTCGACTTGCTGCTGGAACTTTCGGAGCTGGAAAACGAAGAGGAACGGCTCGAACTGCTTTCCGATTCGCTCAACAACCAGCGGTTGCGGGCAGAGCAAGGAGGCGAAGTCGAGCAGACTTACCTCGAAGTCATTCAGCAGTTGAAGTCTGTTCACCAACAGCTTGAAAAGAAACGTCAGCAGGTCGCACTGATCGACGTGCCGGCCCCAATTGATGGAACCGTGTTCCCCGTTCCCGATAAGAAAAGCCGAGGCGGCGATAGCGGGATGCTGTCTGAATGGTCCGGTTCGATCTTCGACAAAAAGAACGAAGGAGCCAAGCTTTCGACCAGTGACATCGTGTGCCAGATCGGCAACGCCGACGAGATGGAAGCCGTGCTGTATATCGACCAGGATCATATCGAACTGGTGAACCCCGATCAGGAAGTCGCCATCAAGCTCGATGCTTTCCCAGGCCGAACGTTCACCGGTCGCATCGCCGTCATGGGAAGCAAAGAGGTCGAGTTCATTCCGCCTGCCCTCAGCACGCAACAAGGAGGCGAACTGCCGGCCATAACCGACCAAGAGTCAGGACGGCTACGTCCCCAGAGCGCGACCTTCCCGGCGCAGGTTCCTTTGAACGGAATCGACGAAGAGCTGAAGCTGGGAATGCGTGGCCGGGCGAAGGTCTGGGTACAGTGGGAACCAATGGGAACTCGCCTGTGGCGATACATCTCGCGGACGTTCCATTTCTACCTGTAG
- a CDS encoding HlyD family secretion protein: MSKSVILSVATSLLIAGHVFAQTSAAPSEVVVERCLVSLIDEVNVPAQETGVLVSIPVERGDYVTVGTQIAQIDDSLPTKQREIAKLKFDKATEQATNQVDIKYAAKAAEVAKAEFEQLEAANKGVKGAIAEITIRKAQLQWEKALLQAEQADMNFKVAGMTAGEAEAEMEAADMIIDKCKTTTPIDGVVVQKYRHEGEWVRPGDPLMRVVGLKRLKVEGSLNADTYVPGMVIGKPVTVQAETPGGLIKLEGTVVFASPEIDATGNFDFTAEVQNQPSTSSWMLFPGDVADVTVHLDRPSTLSAHLDGSRK, translated from the coding sequence ATGTCCAAGTCTGTGATTCTTTCGGTTGCCACATCGCTACTGATTGCCGGACACGTTTTCGCTCAAACTTCAGCGGCACCTTCCGAGGTGGTCGTCGAACGCTGCCTGGTGTCGTTGATTGATGAAGTCAATGTTCCGGCTCAAGAGACCGGCGTGTTGGTAAGCATTCCGGTTGAACGTGGCGACTACGTGACCGTTGGTACTCAGATCGCTCAGATTGACGACTCGCTTCCCACCAAGCAGCGCGAGATTGCCAAGCTGAAGTTTGATAAGGCCACCGAACAAGCCACCAACCAGGTCGACATCAAGTATGCCGCCAAAGCAGCTGAAGTCGCCAAGGCGGAGTTCGAACAGTTGGAAGCCGCCAACAAAGGGGTCAAAGGGGCCATCGCGGAAATCACCATTCGCAAGGCTCAACTCCAGTGGGAAAAGGCCCTGCTGCAAGCCGAGCAAGCCGACATGAACTTCAAGGTCGCCGGCATGACCGCCGGAGAGGCCGAAGCTGAAATGGAAGCGGCCGACATGATTATCGACAAATGCAAGACCACCACGCCGATTGATGGTGTCGTCGTGCAAAAGTATCGCCACGAAGGAGAATGGGTTCGCCCTGGCGATCCGTTGATGCGGGTTGTGGGGCTGAAGCGTCTGAAGGTTGAAGGCTCGCTCAACGCCGATACGTATGTTCCTGGCATGGTGATCGGCAAGCCGGTTACGGTTCAGGCCGAAACGCCAGGCGGTTTGATCAAGCTGGAAGGAACCGTGGTTTTCGCCAGTCCAGAAATCGACGCCACCGGCAACTTCGACTTCACCGCCGAAGTGCAGAACCAACCATCGACCAGTTCGTGGATGCTCTTCCCAGGGGACGTGGCCGACGTAACGGTTCACCTGGATCGTCCTTCGACGCTCAGCGCTCATCTCGACGGTAGCCGCAAATAA
- a CDS encoding outer membrane beta-barrel protein — translation MKSYQTTKIVACSFLLGAILASPGLAQTSVKASAPRTGSQVEQTSALMPASAVSLEMGETMIEPASSCCGNSGCLECAGVCSSPCWNLCDQWFLNGWLEQGFTGNPNADGGLIGPAGTNGPLIFNDQANEYMMNQLYLSFGREVCQDPCTWDIGGRVDVLYGTDYYFIQATGLETYDDNSQKWNSSTGPRNAGNAGLYGIALPQFYLEANVPWGNGLNVKAGHFYTIMGYESVMAPENFFYSHSYMMQYGEPFTHTGILASYPTSSCMTWYGGVTRGWNTFDQPNGQVGFLGGFRWVSPHEATKLSFTLQTGSEDPTGENNRTTYSLVFQQRINQCWTYVMEHNLGVEENARLNTSNDLAQATWFGISNYLYYTVNPCLDLGIRFEWFDDRDNARVFGLANDNVASGGDYYELTLGANYHPNSWFILRPEARWDYSDLSAPGISGAYDNGTSKNQFTIGFDLITVF, via the coding sequence ATGAAAAGCTATCAAACTACCAAAATCGTCGCTTGTTCCTTCCTGTTAGGCGCTATCCTGGCTTCCCCAGGGCTTGCGCAGACCAGCGTGAAGGCTTCAGCACCACGTACCGGCTCGCAGGTCGAACAAACATCGGCTCTCATGCCAGCATCCGCTGTTTCGCTGGAAATGGGCGAAACGATGATCGAGCCGGCAAGCTCCTGCTGCGGGAATTCTGGCTGCCTGGAATGCGCCGGCGTCTGCTCGTCTCCTTGCTGGAACCTGTGCGATCAGTGGTTCCTCAACGGCTGGCTGGAACAGGGGTTCACCGGTAACCCCAACGCCGACGGAGGTCTGATTGGCCCCGCTGGTACCAATGGGCCACTGATCTTCAACGATCAGGCCAACGAATACATGATGAATCAGCTTTACCTCTCTTTCGGTCGAGAGGTTTGCCAGGATCCCTGCACTTGGGACATTGGTGGTCGTGTCGACGTGCTCTACGGTACCGACTACTACTTCATCCAAGCGACCGGACTTGAAACTTACGACGACAATTCGCAGAAGTGGAACAGCAGCACCGGTCCACGCAATGCTGGCAATGCCGGCCTGTACGGTATCGCACTGCCACAGTTCTACCTGGAAGCCAACGTACCGTGGGGAAATGGTCTGAACGTGAAAGCAGGCCACTTCTATACCATCATGGGTTACGAGTCGGTAATGGCTCCGGAGAACTTCTTCTACTCGCACTCTTACATGATGCAGTACGGCGAACCGTTCACACACACCGGCATTCTGGCCAGCTATCCGACCTCGTCGTGTATGACCTGGTACGGTGGTGTTACCCGTGGCTGGAACACCTTCGACCAGCCTAATGGCCAAGTTGGTTTCCTGGGTGGCTTCCGCTGGGTAAGCCCTCACGAGGCAACCAAGCTGAGCTTCACGCTGCAGACCGGCAGCGAAGACCCAACCGGCGAGAACAACCGCACGACCTACAGCCTGGTATTTCAGCAACGCATCAACCAGTGCTGGACCTACGTGATGGAACACAACCTGGGCGTCGAAGAAAACGCCCGCCTGAACACCTCGAACGACCTGGCACAGGCAACCTGGTTTGGTATCTCGAACTACCTGTACTACACCGTCAATCCATGCCTGGACTTGGGTATTCGCTTCGAGTGGTTTGATGACCGAGACAACGCACGTGTCTTCGGCCTGGCCAACGACAACGTCGCCAGCGGCGGAGATTACTACGAGCTCACGTTGGGTGCCAACTACCATCCGAACTCGTGGTTCATTCTGCGACCAGAAGCTCGTTGGGACTATAGCGACCTGTCCGCCCCAGGCATCAGCGGTGCCTATGACAACGGCACCTCTAAGAACCAGTTCACGATCGGCTTCGACCTGATCACGGTATTCTAA